Proteins encoded together in one Lathyrus oleraceus cultivar Zhongwan6 chromosome 5, CAAS_Psat_ZW6_1.0, whole genome shotgun sequence window:
- the LOC127079503 gene encoding uncharacterized protein LOC127079503, which produces MAEQLENENRELKEEVSRLSALVESLLQAQKKVVNVQASASNQAPEVAPTSIPSPAMGSVNVMPSGYPWGMPHNFMPEGYHPQVQAQPTSSPVPVVPPSVVNSVPIPAPIPQVRIDKIIYHSEASENPDVYDKLDEMRDQFSDLRKEMKALRGKDLFGKSAFELCLVPNVKILMKFKVPDFEKYKGNSCPLSHLVMHARKMSTHTANDQLLIHYFQDSLSGAALKWYMGLDSGSVRTFNDLSEAFVRKYKYNMDMAPDKDQLRAMSQKR; this is translated from the coding sequence ATGGCCGAACAACTAGAGAACGAGAACAgagaactcaaagaagaagtcaGTCGGTTATCTGCTCTTGTGGAGTCTCTGCTCCAAGCTCAAAAGAAAGTTGTAAATGTGCAAGCGTCTGCGTCCAATCAAGCACCTGAAGTAGCTCCTACCTCTATACCATCCCCTGCTATGGGATCTGTCAATGTTATGCCTTCCGGTTACCCTTGGGGGATGCCCCATAATTTCATGCCCGAAGGATATCATCCGCAAGTGCAAGCTCAaccgacatctagcccggtccctgtgGTGCCACCCTCGGTGGTTAATTCTGTTCCTATTCCAGCTCCCATTCCTCAAGTCCGTATTGACAAGATTATCTACCATTCCGAGGCCTCTGAGAACCCAGATGTGTATGACAAATTAGACGAGATGAGAGACCAGTTCTCTGACTTGAGGAAGGAAATGAAGGCCCTTCGAGGgaaggacttgtttgggaagagcgCCTTTGAGCTCTGTTTGGTACCGAATGTAAAGATTctgatgaagttcaaggtccctgactttgaaaaatacaaggggaatagTTGTCCGCTCAGCCATTTGGTCATGCATGCTAGAAAAATGTCTACGCATACCGccaatgaccaactgctcatccattattttcaagacagcctGTCTGGCGCTGCCTTGAAATGGTATATGGGTCTTGATAGTGGCTCTGTGCGCACTTTCAATGACCTCAGTGAGGCTTTCGTAAGgaagtacaagtacaacatggatatggctccggacaAAGATCAactgagggcgatgtcccaaaaaagataa